GAATTCCAGCAGTTTCCATATCCTGGGCAAGATCCACCCGCGCCTGCGGACCGTCCGGCTCCCCCACGAGCTTTTCAACAAGCGGGGCACCACCGTGCAGGTGCGCATCGGCCAGCCCATCCCGGCCGAGGAGATCGCCTCCATGGACATCCCCACGCTCGGCAAGTACCTCCGCAACCGCTGCTACGCGCTGGAGGCCCAGTGCCAGGGCTGCTGCGGCGAGACCGCCGTCGAAAACCTGGCTCCGCTGGCCGACCCCGTGCCCGCGGAGCGGATCCGCGCCGAGATCGACGGGCTGGGCCACCGGATGCTGTTCGAGCTGGGCGACTACCGCGCCTATCTGCTGCATTCGGGCGAAGCGCCCGACACGATGCGCGAGCTCTCCCGCCTGCGGGAGGAGACCTTCCGCGCCGTCGGCGAGGGCTGCGGCCAGGCCGAGGACACGGACGCCTATGACGCGCACTACCGCCAGATGATTCTCTGGCACGTCCCCAACCGCGAGATCGTGGGCGCCTACCGGCTCGGCTTCGGGCCGGAGATCCAGCAGCGCCATCCGGGCCTGTCCGGATTCTATTCTGCGACGCTCTATCATTACGGCCCGAAGGCCGAGCCGCTCCTGGCGCGCTCGATGGAGCTGGGCCGCTCGTTCATCGTCCAGAAATACCAGCGCGAGGTCCAGCCGCTCCGGCTGCTGCTGACCGGTCTGGGTGTCTGTACGCTGGAGTATCCGGAGATGGAGTTTTTCTCCGGCCCGGTGAGCATCAGCCACGCGATCCCGAACTTCTACCAGAGCCTCGCGGTACGCTATATCGAACGCAATTATCCGATGCCGGACGCCGCGCAGATCGCGCAGGCGCCGCATCCTTTCGTCTCCGATTTCCTTTCCGTCGATCCGGACGCCCTGCTCCGGCTTCCCGAGAAGAACGTCGACGCGCTGGACCGCCTGCTGCTGGCCCTGTCGGGCGGACGCTACCGCCTGCCCGTGCTGGTGCGCAAGTACTTCAGCTGCGGGGCGAAGCTGGTCTGCTTCAACGTGGACCCGGATTTCTGCGACAGCCTGGACGGCCTGATCTTCCTGCGCTACAGCGATTTCCCCGAGAACACCCTGCGCTCCATCATCCGCGGACTCCCGGACGAGCTGCAGGAGAGAGTCTTCGTCCGTTTCTACGGACATAAACCCGACCAGGCCTGATGGACAGTCCGCTCTGGGTATATCTGCTGGGCCTTGTGGCCATGGGCGTCTACGGCAGCCGGATCCTGATCCAGTGGTATCTGTCGGAGAAGCACCACCGCGTGGAGTCGCCGGGCATCTACTGGGTGCTCAGCAGCCTCGGCGCCGTGCTCCTGTATGTGTACGGCTGGCTCCGCAAGGACCTTTCCATCATCGTCGGCGAGAGCCTCGGCTACTATGTGTACATGTGGAATATCAGCATCCTTGGCCTGTACAAGAAGGTTCCGCGCATCGTGATCTTCCTGCAGGCCATCTTCCCGCTGGTCATCCTCGCCCTCATCATCCAGGATCTCCCCTCCTTCGTGCAGACGTTCCTCAAGAACGAATACGTGCCGATGGGCCTGCTCCTTTTCGGCATCGCAGGACAGGTCACCTACGAGATCCGCTCCATCTACCAGCTGGTCTACAGCTATCGCCGGCACGAGTCCGTCCTGCCCCTCGGGCACTGGGTCCTGGCCGTCATCGGCTCGGTGATGATCATCACCTACGGCCTCATCCGGCACGATTGGGTGCTGGCCATCGGCCAGTTCTCCATCTTCTTCTCCATCCGCAACCTGATGATCTGCCTGTCCAGCCGCAAGGTCGCGGCGCCGGCGGAGCAGGAAAACGTATAAGCCATGCTGAAGAGACTGAAGGAACGTATCGCTTCCTGGTTCAGGGCCCAGCGCAGGATGTATTCCATCTACTGCGAGCTGGGGTATATCCCCTGGCGGAAGCCGGCCAAGCCCAGGACCCGGAAGAAGAAGGACGGCACCTATCTGGGTGGCCGCGAGCTTATCCCATTCATGAACGACGACGCCAAGCGGACGATTTCGCAGCTGGTGTTCCGGCCCGGCTACATGATGCGGGACTATGTCGTCAAGCGCGACCACGAGCACTATCTGGCGCCGTTCACGGCCCTGCTGGTGTTCTTCTCGGTATTTACCCTGATGCTCTCGATCCTGCAGCCGACCGAGCCGCAGAAGGGTATCTTCCAGAAAATTGTCGAGAGTCACGACGGGAGTATCAGTTTTAAGGTTGACAGTACGCACACGCGGGCCGACAGCCTGTCCCTGGAGGCCCGGGCAAACCAGATCGGGAAGGCGGTCCGCGAGGTCGTCACCCTGGCGCACCTGGATTCCTATCCGGACCTGGCGGACAAGCCCTGGAAGAAGTCCCTGGCCGCTTTCGAGGAAAACCTGCGCAGCAAGGGCGTGCAGATGTTCCTGGGCAATTTCCTGTGGCTGTGGCTGCTGCTGTGGGTAATCCTGCGGAAGAAGTATCACATCAGTTTCTCGGGCGCGGCGGCGATCGCGGCGTATATACTGTGTCAGCTGTGTATATTCAAGATGCTATGGTTGCTGGTGACGTTCGGCAAGCATTCTGAACCGAGTATCCTGTTCTGCGCGATCCTGTTGGTCATCGACTACCACCAGCTGCTGGGCATTCCGTACAAGAAGGCGTCCAAGCTCACGCTCAAGACCGGGTTGCTGTATGTCCTGTACCTCGTCCTGCTGATACTCCTGCTCGGCCTGGTCGCCTCCCTGTTCTTGTTTATTCCCGTCAAGTAGCGGCGGCGGATTCCTGACGTGGCTCCGTCAAGGAGAACTGCCCCCTGCAAACGTCGCTTCGCTCCCCTTCCCACTTCCTTTGGAAGCGGGCCCCTCCCTCTAAGCCGAGGGTGGCATGGTTTGCAGGGGGCAGTTCTCCCTTGACGGAACCCACTTTTGTGTATGCGACTGACCGGACGAAAGCGAGCTTTCGGTCCGGCAGCCGCATACACAAAAAGCCCCGCAACATCGTTGCGGGGCCTTCGTCCTTGCAATGTTTCCATTGCTCTGGTGACGCCTGCAGGATTCAAACCTGCGACCTTTTGATCCGTAGTCAAATGCTCTATTCAGCTGAGCTAAGGCGCCATAACCAACCGGCGCAAAGCCGGTCTATTCTACTCTGCCGGAGTCTCCTTCACGACACGCTTCGCCTCTTTGATGCGAGCCTTCTTACCAGCCAGGTTGCGGAGGTAGAAGATACGTGCGCGGCGGACCTTACCGACTTTGTTCAGTTCAATCTTGTCAATTGCCGGAGACTCGTAAGGGAAGATACGCTCGACACCGATACCGTTGGAAATCTTGCGGATGGTGAAGGTCTTCGTGTACGGAGTGGCGCCACAAATCTGGATAACCACACCACGGAAGCTCTGGAGTCTTTCCTTGTCGCCTTCCTTGATCCGGTAGGTCACCGTGATGGTGTCACCGGCCTTGAACTGCGGGTAGGAGGCAGTTTTGTTCGTGGAGAACGACTGCTCTACTAAGTTAATCAAATCCATAATATGTCAATGCTTACTGAAGAGGCAGCATCATCAAACCGTTCGAAGAGAGGCTGCGTTCTTTTGGGATTGCAAAGATAGTTACTTTTCTTGATCTTGCAAAATAATTCGCAAAAAAGTTTTACTTTTCTCCATCTAGATGCTCTCCTCCTGCGCCTCGACGGGGATGCCCAGCATCGCAAGCTGCTCGATGAATGCGTCTTCGAAAGCGTGCTCGGCGATGCGCCGGGACATGTTCAGGATCAGGTTGCCGTTGATGCCGACGCAGGCGGACGCGCCCGAATTACCCCGCTGACGGCCCAATACGAAATCTATATCGCGCACGTACGGGCGCAGGGATTCCGGCAGGTCGATCTTGCCGAGGTTGGACAGGGTATGCGTGCAATAGCGGTCCCCCTTCAGCTTGTTGATGACATCGATGATAGGCTTCTTCAGGAAGCGCGGGATGCAGTTGATGGCGAAGTTGTTCTCCAGCTCCACGTTCTTGGCCACCTTCGGCTCGAGCTGGCTCC
The sequence above is a segment of the Bacteroidales bacterium WCE2004 genome. Coding sequences within it:
- a CDS encoding Putative hemolysin; amino-acid sequence: MTENRKTIIELPELQKALGLNGLPGKLIARFAYRLLALKEVNRIHEKYCDTQGPAFSAHVLEEVGVRYHIPEQQLGYIPAEGAFITVSNHHFGSVDGMILNTVIGSRRPDYKILTTFLLSMIPCLKDSFIPVDNFSAGGARSVSGIRAALGHIADGRPLGLFPAGEVATWQRRKNRTALGRRQVVEDIPWAENITKLIQRSGLPVIPIYFQGENSSSFHILGKIHPRLRTVRLPHELFNKRGTTVQVRIGQPIPAEEIASMDIPTLGKYLRNRCYALEAQCQGCCGETAVENLAPLADPVPAERIRAEIDGLGHRMLFELGDYRAYLLHSGEAPDTMRELSRLREETFRAVGEGCGQAEDTDAYDAHYRQMILWHVPNREIVGAYRLGFGPEIQQRHPGLSGFYSATLYHYGPKAEPLLARSMELGRSFIVQKYQREVQPLRLLLTGLGVCTLEYPEMEFFSGPVSISHAIPNFYQSLAVRYIERNYPMPDAAQIAQAPHPFVSDFLSVDPDALLRLPEKNVDALDRLLLALSGGRYRLPVLVRKYFSCGAKLVCFNVDPDFCDSLDGLIFLRYSDFPENTLRSIIRGLPDELQERVFVRFYGHKPDQA
- a CDS encoding LSU ribosomal protein L19P, with translation MDLINLVEQSFSTNKTASYPQFKAGDTITVTYRIKEGDKERLQSFRGVVIQICGATPYTKTFTIRKISNGIGVERIFPYESPAIDKIELNKVGKVRRARIFYLRNLAGKKARIKEAKRVVKETPAE
- a CDS encoding Uncharacterized N-terminal domain of lipid-A-disaccharide synthase, encoding MDSPLWVYLLGLVAMGVYGSRILIQWYLSEKHHRVESPGIYWVLSSLGAVLLYVYGWLRKDLSIIVGESLGYYVYMWNISILGLYKKVPRIVIFLQAIFPLVILALIIQDLPSFVQTFLKNEYVPMGLLLFGIAGQVTYEIRSIYQLVYSYRRHESVLPLGHWVLAVIGSVMIITYGLIRHDWVLAIGQFSIFFSIRNLMICLSSRKVAAPAEQENV